In Podarcis raffonei isolate rPodRaf1 chromosome 8, rPodRaf1.pri, whole genome shotgun sequence, the genomic window gcaattgaaaaattgcaaggagcaacagaagagaatcgtaaactggcaggggaagccgttcaaattgcaacatcagctaaaaaagaagtcgaggaagttaaagcagaagtcaagcctctccataaacagataggggaccaacaaacctatctttcgttggtggaattgaaaaatcgcgagaccaacctcagactaaggggagtcccagaaattgaacaagaagacctaataggacttttgacaacagagtttacaaagttctgggacttaaaagaagaaagtgacttcaaaattgtatcggcttttcggttgggaagattagtaagaaaagatagatccagagactgcctaatagctttgagatcaagggaggagagagataaaatattaggcctacacttcaaaaactcaattgtgatacaagagaaaagggtggaaatttaccgagacattcctaaacagttattggacttgagagccacctattcagaattggctaagttgttgagactcaacacaattccttacaggtgggagttcccacaagggctatcatttacttacaaacagaagaaggttaaaataagatcaccagaggacctacaaaagttccagcacgatcacggagaagatctccaaaaagaagcagcagctaattggcctatacccaacccaggtggagcaatacctgcaccttcggaaccagaggagaaagaagacacaccgctctaggtgtagcagaatagttcaggatgtctctgcggctactcagttggaatataaatggcggaaattccccggagaaaagaaggaggttatttcacatattgaagaaagaacaattggacattatttgcctacaagaaacccatgtgactaggctccacaggaaggttttggttaacaaaagattaggccaagaatttatttcgtctgacaaagtaaagaaaagaggagtggtgatttatgccaaggagagcctgacacctaaatttctatttaaggatgaacaaggaagaattttggcaattgaaattcaaacccaaggagtaaaaatattgattttaggaatttatgctccaaatgacgggaaatcggaatttttcaagaagctgcatgagacgttgctggattatctggattatgctaacatcataatgatgggagatatgaatggagtggtgtctacacacatggataagtcttacaaccaaaacttaacattagacggcagactgcccaaaacttttttcgaattgactgacaatctggatttgatcgacatatggaggacaaagaatcccttaggtaaagaaggaacttttttctctgaggcccacctgtcttggtcaaggatcgaccaaatctggacctccagggggctggcacccaagattaaaagggtggaaatctgcccaaaaacatgctccgaccataatgccttgaaaatagaacttagattaactcaacctggttccttcagatggagaatgaatgacacactactaagagatcaagagattgtgaaaaaggcccaaaaaacattaaaggactattttgagataaatctgaatactacagttgaaaaaagaacgatctgggacgcaagcaaagctgttatgagagggtttctgatacaacagaatacaatcaagaaaaaactctggaatggaaagaaggacaaaatattggagaaaatataccaaggagagaaaaaactgagaaccaaaccaaagtccaaggaggtgctgagagaaattaaattccaccaagcagaagcaaagatcctttgaatcagcaaataaatgtggaaagctattagcttggcagctgaaaaaaagacaaaagctaaatacgataacaaacctagagattgatggaaggatggtacagaaaccagaagaaattaggaagtgcttccacagatacttcaaagaactgtatgcacaggggccccagaaagaatcagagatagatcaatttttaaagacaaatggactatcaaaaataactcaagataaaagatcaatcttgaactctacaataacctcacaggaaattgaaggtgccattcagaatatgcaactaggcaaatctccaggcccggatggacttacctccaaatattataaggttctgaaggactatttgatacaacctttgttggaggtatgtaaccagatcatggatgggaagagggcaccagaaacgtggaaagaagccttcatcacattgatacctaagtcagaatctgaaaagactcagcttaaaaactaccgtcccatctcactcctaaatgtggattacaaaatatttgcagacattttggcaaatagacttaaaaaagttttaaatgaagtaattcataaagaccaagcaggctttctccctggtagacatttatatgagaacactagaaacatcattgacattttagaacttttgcagactaataggaacacaagggcggtgttaatttttattgatgcggagaaagcatttgacaacatatcttggatgtttatgaagaagaacttggaagggatgggagtgggacgggggtttgagaatggattacatgcaatctattcagaacaaaaagctaaactaatagtgaacaatgtggtgacggaggaatttaaaattgaaaaagggacacgacaagggtgccctctatcccctctgttatttatttcagtcctggaggtgctattgaatatgatcagagaggaccggttggtacaagggatagaggtcggagtgaaacaatataaactgaaagcttttgcagatgacctagttttgacactgcaggagccagaatccagtacaaaaagagttctcgaacttatatcggaatttggtcgggtggcgggatttaggttgaataaacaaaaaactaaggttctgaccaaaaatttaacaaacacagaaacagaggggtttcagagagaaacagaactgaatgtggttaaaaaagtgaaataccttgggatttatttgtcctccaagaatttgaatttatttaaggataattatgagaaatgttggttggaagttaaaaaggatttagaaatttggtcaagattgaaactttccttgttgggaagaatcgcagcgataaaaatgaatgtgttgccgaaaatgttatttttgtttcaaaccttacagatcgtggacagagtggactgctttggaaaatggcagaaggatatatctagatttatctggcagggcaaaaagccccgaataaagtttaaaatattaacagattcaaaagaaagaggggggtttgccctgccggacctgaggttgtattatgaagctgcagccttctgctggctgaaagattggttcttgttggaaaacactgatgtcctagatctggaaggttttaataatgcttttggatggcacgcatacctatggtacgacaaggttaaagtacataaattgtttaaaagtcacattgtcagaaaagcaatttttgcagtctggatgaaatataaagacttactagagagtaaaactccgaggtggctatcaccagtggaggccaaggcccgaagaagacccaatatggaggcctattggccgaaatattgggaactgactgaaaaaattggagacaattggaagttgcagagccaggacaaactaaaaaataaggtgcgagattggttacattatgctcaaattcaagaggttttcaaaatggataaaaaagttggtttccaggtggaaaagtcgaaactagagacagaattgttagaaccaaagacaaagctgttatctagaatgtataacttgctgcttatgtggaacttacaggatgagacagttaaatctgctatgattaaatgggcacaggatgttggacacaacattatgtttgaagactgggaaaggttatggaacaccggaatgaaattcacggcaagtacggccttgaaggaaaacattatgaaaatgatataccggtggtacatgaccccagtcaagttagctaagatacaccacctgtctgacaataaatgttggaagtgtaaggaagcagaggggactttctttcacctctggtggacatgcccaagggttaaggctttctgggaaatgatttataatgagttgaaaaagatatttaggtatacctttcccaagaaaccagaggccttcctgttgggcatggtagaccagaaagtgtcaaagaaggacagaactttgtttatgtatgctagtacagcagcaagaatacttatcgcaaagaactggaagacacaagatttacccacgctggaggaatggcagacgcagttgatggactacatggagatagctgaactgaccggcagaatccgagatttggatgtagaaacaactgaggcggactggaaaaagtttaaagactacttgcaaaagtattataaactgtatgaatcttaagattgtgcatgatttcgaaatgatacgctttagcaattatgattaagtaaatagtaaactaagtgataaaagagaaaaggcgataatatgaactgaacatgttacgtttattttaaaggtataaaaactgtgacacaatatattgaatttagatacataacatgtaaaagttacaataaggtatgacataaggtaacaaattgctgacattgttaatataaagaacgcagaatcggaaggggtggggaagtccaaattgggatttttgttaaaaaaaaaaaaaaaatggtttcttgtaaattccttatttgcttgcaatgtataaaagttggaaagaaacgtaataaaaaatattataaaaaataaaataaaatgagaagtgTTGGGTTTCAAATATATCTCAAAAGCCAGCTCATACTGGTCCTGGCAGCCATTTCTGCACATGACTGACCAGGGTGATGGGAAGACATTCAACCCATGCTTAGATGCACTTATTTGCATAGTTTCTgcacagctccaaaggaaatttgGAGGTTAAGCCCTAGTGAGTGCTGGCAGAAAGTCAACCCTGCCTAAGAGCCAAGGATGTAGCCATAAAGAATGACAGAGTGCCTATTGCAGGGGTCTGCAATGATGTGCCCCTGGGCTTTTTCTTCTGGAGGTGTTGCCTGCTTTTTCATTATGTTTCACTGGTTTTGGAGAGAGTAGATATTTTGCCTGTTTAGTGTATCAGGTTCTGAGCATCACAATCCCACCCACTCCCATGTGATGTAAGTATTTAGTGGTGCCCATGAGTGTCTTACATTTTCCAAATATTCCTCTGGTCTCAAAAAGGTGACCTATTGGAATAGAATTATTCCCACCCAATGGTCATGGAGAGTGGGGAGAAAGGGGGTTGAATACATTGAAGTGAGCGTGACTGGTTACCCAAACAGTGTTTGGAAATGCGACATATTCCCATGGCCATTTGGTTTCATCATTTTCACATTCTCCAGTAAACAAAGGATAGCAATTCCTTCCAAACTTCACGGCTTTTACTGCGCGCTCTATAATGGCTGCCATGCCCCACCTCCGTCTTCAGAGAGCACGCCAAAAGCACAAGTCATATCAACTTCTGCCCTCCAAGTGGCGCTCGCTGCTTAGTTAATAAGGATGGAGTCTCATGTTCGAAAAAATACGCGCGGAACCTTTCTTTCTCACTCCTTTTCCCCTCCGGATTGAAATAAAAACGCACAGCGGAGCGACCAAAGCTGCCTGGGCGGCGCCAAGCCCTAAAGCGACGCTGCTTGTACCATAGAAGGAAGAAATGTGGAGAAGCTCATCCTGTTGCCCGCAGAGGAACCTTCCAGGTTTGTTTCTGGGTTTTTCGGAGTGTCCATTGGGAACTGCCCGCAGAAGTCAAcggagaatcatagaatagaactttagagttgggagggatcccgggggtcatctagtccgactgTAATGCAAGAATCATGTCTGTAATGCAAGAATCATGTCTGTAATGCAAGAATCATGCCGAAAGCCTAAGCCCCAATTAATCAACCCTGGAACAAAGGAAGCAGCAAAGAGTGGAATTGTTTCTAATTTGGGGTTTATGTTATCTGAAAAATATTGATTTGAAAAAGGGCCCcctttctctctgtcacccaaatGCAGTGCCTCTTGTATGCAGAAACCTCGTGCTCTGTTGACCTCTGTGGACACACATTGCAATTTTAAATGCcgcaagaaaaagaaatgcaataataataataaataaattgaagcgTAGGTGGTAAACCACATTTCCCACACCAAACAAGGCCTGAGTTTGCTGTGTGAGGTGGCACAGAGGCACACTGGTCACTCCATACAATCAGAGGTTTCCCCAATAAATTCAGTTGGCAGCTCTGACAGCCACCATGGAGAAGTGGGCAGAGGAGACCTGAGTGAACCAGAAGTCAGTTAGACTGTTTTAATGAGTGGAGTGATTACGGCTATGGCTAtctgggggttgttgttttttgccgaTGTTCAGACTTTGTGCATCACTCTAACCTTTTTACTATCTCTGTGACATAGAGTCAAGGTGTGTTGTTGAAAAAAGTCCGTGTTGCAGTTGCTCGGGAGGTGAGAGACGCATTTGCGCTTGCTCTGAATGCTTCTTAATTCTCCTTCTCTCCTGGTCCCCCTCTGTGTCTCTGTTTATTTCTTCCCCAACTTATTTAGGGGCAGCGTAGAAGGGATTGATTGATGGAAAGGAGCCCTCCTATCTTAACAATGCCGTTCCTTTCCAGGCACAGCTCTGAGTTCTTGCCCCTCAACCACATGCACAACCCTGTAAGCCCATCCTAGCCATAAAGTGCACGACTTCTGGGCCGAGGCAGTTTATTCAAATTGCACCTCATTTTCTCTAAGCCTCTTAGAAGTAGAGGAGCTTTGCACACTCCTGCAGAAAACACCAGTATAGGGGAGTACTCTCATTCAGAATAGCACAGTACTATAACTAGGGCCAGCttgagatattttgctgcctgaggcaacaggACAAGGTGCACTCTGCCCTCTTCACGTAGAGAAGTACATGAAGTACCGACTGGACTGGTAGTTGAATCTTATTTCAGTACTGGCAGGGCCAGCTCTATCATTAGGCAAAATGAGGTGGCTGCCttaggcagcagatgctggaggGGCAGCATAggcagtctctctctccctccagcagctcctcctccaaAGCTCCCCTGACAATACTGCTCCTTTGGAGGACTTAACAACTGTATGTGTACTGACCGCATGGTCTGTCCTAGTCTCACTAAACTATCCTGCTGCCTCAGGTGTAGTGGAGGAAGTTACTGTGTCATCAGTGTCAGAGTAAGAATCAACTGCTTTGGGGCCCAATTGGATATTTGAATTCAGATATCTGAACATCCCTGGTCTAACACTACAATCCAGGGTAGCCATTGCGGTGCCCTCCACatcttgctgaactacagctcccctcatccttgaccattgaccatactggctggggctaatgggagtagtagtccaacaacatctggaggtcatcaCATTGGCTGCCCTTGCTCTCATAACTGTATCAGTCTCTCTGTAAGTCAGTAGTTACCTGATATTACCTtagaaatatttttgtttcagttgtACACTTCAGttgttggggttgtttttttagaaGTGCCCTTAATTTGTGAATGTAGCAAACATGGTGTCATGGAAGTACTCTCACCAACTAGATCAGAATTGGATCAGTTTTTTCCTTGAGAATATGCTTGATAACAAACCCATGTTTGCTTCCTAAATACTGTGTGAAATGGTCCATATATTCTGACATTTTGctgtctttttttagaaaaagaacaaaagttgCATCATGTCGTACAGCCAGAAGCAGTCCACAGTAGCCTTTGGTCAGGCAGTGATTGGGCCTCCTGGTTCAGGGAAAACAACTTACTGTCTTGGCATGCAGGAATTTCTTTCTGCAATTGGGCGCAAAGTAGCTGTAGTGAACCTGGACCCAGCCAATGAGGGGATTCCTTACCAGTGCGCTGTGGATATCTCAGAACTTATCACCTTGGCCGATGTAATGGAGAACTTGAAACTGGGACCCAACGGTGGCTTGATCTATTGCATGGAGTATCTGGAGGCCAACTTGGACTGGCTGCAAGAGAAACTGGCCCAATTTAAGGGGCATTACTTCTTATTTGACTGCCCGGGACAAGTGGAGCTTTGCACCCATCATAGTTCATTGAGAAACATCTTTGCTCAGCTTGCTAAGTGGAACTTCAGGGTATGGTTGGTGTAGATGAGGGATGGCAGCCCTCCAAGCATTTGTATCTGGCCCTTGGGGCTCTCCCTGCACCGCACCCCCTCACCACCTGTCCTTCAAGCTTCTTTTACAGTTTTTGCTTGGCGGCAATGTGcacttgaattctgataatgtaTTTTGCATGCCTGGAAAGGGAGAGGGTGGGTGAGAGTGTGTTGAAACTAGCCTAATGCACCAAGGTAAAAGTCACACTTGCTGCTCcgtccacttttgcccctggcatgTGACCTCCAGAAGAGAATGTCACTTTCAGGATGAAAAAGTTCTCCTGCCCCggtacagaaaaataaaacaatgttaGGTGGTAGAATTTTGCATGGAAAATGGGTACTGGAAATGAGAGCATCCTTTGGTGCCAAACTGCAAGCCAGATTTGGCTCCAGTGTGCACATTAGCTCTATGTAGCATAGTAGCCTTTTACAACTTATTTTCATGTGGCAAGCCATTTGAGTGAAATGGTTCAGGCAGTTCAAACTACGCAATTGCAACTATTTCTGTGGATTGTATTGATTGGTTAAAATTGCCTGAGCTGGAAGGGGTGGTTTGTCATCTGAATATCTTGGATGCCTCCATGCAGCTGTGTTTTTGACTGGCTACCATGCTATAAAGATTCATGTATGAATTGGGCTTTAGGATTAAGTGTCCTGGGCTCTTGGATTCCCTATTTCAGTTTGGATGGCCATTTTCACtttatgaagattttttttttaaatctaccaCCCACCATGTCTGGATTTAGCTTCAGCTGGCTTAATTGCATCCAACCTCCTATAGTGTTCAGATTCCAGAGAAGTATCAGGACTAAAGTTGTTGTATCAGATGAAAATGAAAAGGTACAGCTCTCTGATTTTAACGTAATGATGGCACTTGGCTTTAAACCTCTTAATAATCTTACACAGAGACTGTATAGGCATTGAATAGGTGGAGGCACAAGATGGAACCTCTATGTCAGGAATGAGATAACCCATTCTAGCTGTTCTCTGAACACCACTAGGTTCGACAGACTGGTCACCTCATggaaaacaataataaatatcaAATAATGATCTCTGGTTGATTAAGCTGCAGTTGCCTCTTTTTTGCTGCTGTCTAGCTGTAGACTAAAGACCATTATTGGataacctccccccaccccaccctgctgtTTGGTAAACTGGATGGAGTGTGGTTTACATGGGGAAGGGCTTtgtgtagagcatctgttttgcatgccaatggttgcaggttcaatccctggcttctccggTAGGATCATGTTCCTGCAAgattctggggtggggggcttcaATGCAGCTGGTTTATGGGCTTTTAGAGGGGAAAGACGGCTATTTCTTTACTTACTCTGTAAGCAACCCAACTTCCACTACAATGGTTTTCCTAAACCGGTACTACTGTCATATGTAATATTACTTATTTTTATCAGTTGCATCAGACAATGAGATTTTGGAAGCTttgaccctccatatgttgttggactacaaatcctatcagcctcagccagcatggtcaataatcagggatgttgagagttgtagttcagcaacttctggaggaccacacgttccccatccctgccttaagcGATTACTTGTCTCCATTAACTTGTCAGGATGTCCCAGACTTGACACAACACTGATTCTCATCCTTCTCTTGTTTCTTCTTTGCACAGCTGGCAGCTGTCCATTTAGTGGATTCTCATTACTGTACGGACCCCGGCAAGTTCATCTCCATTCTCTGCACTTCCCTCTCCACCATGTTGCATGTAGAGCTACCCCACATCAACGTCCTCTCCAAAATGGACCTAATCGAGCAGTATGGGAAACTGGGTGAGAGCCACCAGTAGGAGGTCCTTGAAGGGGAAGACGGATGTAACCTTTTACTAAGTGACAGTGAGAAGTTGTGGATAATCAGATCCTGTAGCCTGAGAGAGACCATAATTCAGTTAGACCACCTGCCCTACATGCTTGGTTACTACCTTAAAGAAACGGAGACAGCAGGTTCTGGAAAAGACAATTGCCCTCTAACCTAGAGCAAGGGAGGGGAACTTTTTTCAGCTTGAGAGGCACATACCCTTCTAAGCAAGCGTCCAGGAGCCACATACTAGTGGTGGTTGGGCAAGAATCACAAGCGAGCAGAGCAAAGAACGTCAATTCTATCTTTGCACCATAGGATTGTTTCTACACATACTTAAACACACACCCCtattcttcatccaggcaagcaagaagcattgtcaGAATTCAAGGGCCCATTGTAGTCAGGCAGAAACACACAAGGAGAGTGCAAAGCAAGGCCATTgaggggtgtggctggggagagaATGTGGCCTGGGAGATCCCCAAGGGCTAGATAGGGAGACCTGGAGGACCTCATTTGATCCCCATACCTGACATTCCCCATGCTTGCCCTAGAGAGAAGCTCCAGTTAGAGAAGACAGCTGTGGGCTAGCCCAGGAGTgcagaacctttgaccctccagatattgctgaattacaactcccatcagtcctggccattggccatgcttgctgaggctgatgggagctgtagtttagcagTGACTGGGGGCTAAATGTTCCCCACTGTTGGGCTAGATTCTAGTCACTACATTAGAGAAGAGAAACCCGAGACTTTCCAGGTGCTgctgactacagctcccatcacccttgatcaTTGGACATAcaagctgggactgatgggagttgggagtccagcaatgtctgcagGATCCCAGGTTCCCAAGGTAGCTCTTTATATGTTTAGGAACATATTTCAAAACTTGAGTTTTGGCATTAACAGGAGACTGGGATCTCCAGTGGACTTGCCAACTCTTTAATGGCCTTTAATATATGCATAGCATAtctattttagattgtaagcctatgGGTAGGGAGTGATGTGATTTGGCTTTATCTGCACCTTTTGTTCCTGAATTTGCTAGAGACTTGTCTTTTTTTGTCTTGCAGCCTTCAATCTCGATTATTACACAGAGGTTCTTGATTTGTCCTATCTAGTGGATCACCTGGCTACAGATCCTTTCTTCAAGAACTATCAACACTTGAACAAGAAGCTTGTGGAAGTGATTGAAGACTACAGCTTGGTTTCCTTTGTTCCTCTCAATGTCCAGGTAGCCAAGCCAAATCAGCAGGAAAGTAATAATTGACATTTGGGGAGCAGGCAGCCGTTCAGTTTAGGTTCTGTTTGGACTACTTCCTTTTCCTGCTGTAAAATGTAAACAGCGTCTTTCAGGATCTGGATTTTATAGGCTTTTCCATTTCAGATATTGGCTGTAATTTGTTGCTATAGCATTAAATAGTAATGTGTTTCATtaaattatatgaaataaatGGCTAATATAGTTTAGTAGCTAAGACACTAGACTGGGAAGCCAGGAGACCTCCAATTCAAATCCTGCCTTTGCCATGAGCTCACTTGGTAGATCTAACCAAGCTTCTGTCTTTCAGACTCAGGATTTTGgtaaagcaggagtgggaaacctgtggccttccagatgttgttggcctctaAATCCCAttaacctcagccagcatggccaatggtcagggatggtggaagttgttgtTCACCAACATCTAGAGGGACATGGGTTCCCCACTTCCACTGTAAAAAGTATTGAGATAATGTTTGTAATTGTCTTCAAATAGTGGCCACAATCCTGTGCGCAGTTACCTGGAAGGAAAGCCCTCTTTCACTCAGTGAAGCTTGCACCTGAGTATCTGATTGTGCTCTAAAGCACTATTTAAGAATGCTAAGTATTGCTATACTCTAACTTTAAAATAGGAAGTTTGCTTAAATTATGTTCCAGAAAGTAAAGAAACAGATGATAATTTGGCAATGCATTTGCATATACTAGCCAGATTGGAGAGTGATGCTGAAAGGATCAAAGAGAATTAAAAATATAGAAAG contains:
- the GPN2 gene encoding GPN-loop GTPase 2 isoform X1 — its product is MWRSSSCCPQRNLPGFQGVLLKKVRVAVAREKKNKSCIMSYSQKQSTVAFGQAVIGPPGSGKTTYCLGMQEFLSAIGRKVAVVNLDPANEGIPYQCAVDISELITLADVMENLKLGPNGGLIYCMEYLEANLDWLQEKLAQFKGHYFLFDCPGQVELCTHHSSLRNIFAQLAKWNFRLAAVHLVDSHYCTDPGKFISILCTSLSTMLHVELPHINVLSKMDLIEQYGKLAFNLDYYTEVLDLSYLVDHLATDPFFKNYQHLNKKLVEVIEDYSLVSFVPLNVQDKESMQRVMQAVDKANGYCFGDAEHRSLQALMSAAVGADFHFTSTLAVQEKYVQPQEKTVEQETMDV
- the GPN2 gene encoding GPN-loop GTPase 2 isoform X2, which gives rise to MSYSQKQSTVAFGQAVIGPPGSGKTTYCLGMQEFLSAIGRKVAVVNLDPANEGIPYQCAVDISELITLADVMENLKLGPNGGLIYCMEYLEANLDWLQEKLAQFKGHYFLFDCPGQVELCTHHSSLRNIFAQLAKWNFRLAAVHLVDSHYCTDPGKFISILCTSLSTMLHVELPHINVLSKMDLIEQYGKLAFNLDYYTEVLDLSYLVDHLATDPFFKNYQHLNKKLVEVIEDYSLVSFVPLNVQDKESMQRVMQAVDKANGYCFGDAEHRSLQALMSAAVGADFHFTSTLAVQEKYVQPQEKTVEQETMDV